Genomic segment of Umezawaea sp. Da 62-37:
TGGTGATCCTGGCCCAGATCACGACCGTCATCAGCAGCTACACCGGCCACTGGGCCCCGTCGGTCGCGTCGCAGCCCGCGCTGCTGACGGTGCCGATCGCGTTCGCCACGATGATCGTGGTCAGCAAGGGCACGAGTCGGCGCCGCCCGGACGACGTGAACCAGATCCTGCTGCGCCTGCACGCCCCGGACCCGTTGGGCTTCATCCGGGACCGGGACGTGGCCCGTTTCGGGTCGGCCGAGGAGCGGGCGCGGCTCGAGGCGAAGCACCGCGGCACGAGCCCGCCCCGCCCCGTCGCGTAGAACCTGACGGTGGCGAAAGTCTCGAACGGATGAGCCGTCGTGTATCGATCTGGTTAACGGCGAGGTTTGTCCGCTGAAGGGCGCTTCACCTCGGCATATGTACCGCTCATCGCATCACTCGACTGCTGGGCGCAATGCCCCCATCGGGGTCTTACTCCCAGTAGCCGCGCGTCTCTACGGTGCACCGCGTACCTGAAAGCACTCAGGAGGCTTACGTGCCCGTCACGTTGCTGACACCTACGACACGCATGCGAGGAGGGGACTGTGAGCACTGCTGAGCACCCCCCGGCAGAGACGAATCCCGTTGATGAACACAACTGGGTCGAGGTCCAGAACAGCCCTGAATTCGTCGAGCTGCGTCGCAGGTTGCGCAGCTTCGTCTTCCCGATGGCGGGCCTCTTCCTGGTCTGGTACCTGCTCTACGTCCTGCTGGCTGACTACGCGCACGGCTTCATGTCGACCAAGGTCCTCGGCAACATCAACATCGGCCTGATCTTCGGTCTTCTCCAGTTCGTGTCGACGTTCGTGATCACGACGCTGTACGTGCGCCACGCCAACAAGAACCTCGACCCGGCGGCCGAGCAGATCCGCAACAAGCTCGAAGGTGGCCACGCGTGAACAACAACAACGCGGTGCTGAACATCAGCATCTTCGCCGTCTTCGTCGCGATCACCCTGGTCGTCGTCATCCGGGCGAGCCGCAACCAGAAGACCGCGGCGGACTACCTCGCCGCGGGCCGCGCGTTCACCGGCCCGCAGAACGGCATCGCCATCGCGGGCGACTACCTGTCCGCCGCGTCGTTCCTGGGCATCGCGGGCGCCATCGCGGTCAACGGCTA
This window contains:
- a CDS encoding DUF485 domain-containing protein, coding for MSTAEHPPAETNPVDEHNWVEVQNSPEFVELRRRLRSFVFPMAGLFLVWYLLYVLLADYAHGFMSTKVLGNINIGLIFGLLQFVSTFVITTLYVRHANKNLDPAAEQIRNKLEGGHA